In Channa argus isolate prfri chromosome 15, Channa argus male v1.0, whole genome shotgun sequence, the DNA window CAAGAAATCCATCTCACTTGTCAGGCCTGGTCCTCATATGTTCCTGCTAGTGGTGAGTTTGGATGAAAAATTCACAGAGGAACAACAAAAAACCGTGGAAATTGTTAAACacacttttggaaaaaataCAATGCCGTACACTATGGTCTTATTCACCTACGGAGAAGAACTAAAGCGGAAGAAATCTACCATTGAACAGTTTATTGGAACGTCTCCAAAGCTTCAAGACTTGATCACTGAGTGCCAATGGAAATACTATGTTTTTGACAATGAAGAGGGGGGTCCTAATCAAGTCACTGATCTACTGCAGAAGATCAAGAGCATGATTGACATATCAGGAAGGAGCCCCTACACTGTGGAAATGCTCAAGGAAGCTGAAAAAGCCTTGCGACAGCGGCAACAGGTACAAAATCCAAAAGAAGAcgaagaaaaacaagcaaaggTATTCCAAATAAAAACCTCTGCTTTATTTGGAACAGGTACCGGATGCTTGGTTGGGTATTTAGTTGGTGGTGGTGAGATGACATCTGCGGCAGGAGCTGCACTCGGAGGTGCAGCAGGTGGTGTACTGGCAAGTGTATCGGCAGGTTTGATGATATTTGTCACGGACCGCATCAAGAAATGCACTGCAAAATGaagtttcagtgtttgtgttttttatttcattgtgcaAACTCATCAGACTAATTCTTATAAAGGAGAAAGTATAGTAAAAAGTTTCTCTTTCAGCTTGTTTAGTTGTTTCAACATACAATATGTTCTTTAAAACATAAGAAATATATGAGGTATGCATCTGCTATATTGGTTTAAATAAGTTACCTGCATacctgttgttttgtttggctaaaaactTGTTTAAATCCTTCACATTTGATGGAGATGGGCAAAGAAAGGCAGAACTGTATTGACCTACTATGGCAACGCTTTATAAAATTAACACATATTCCAACTtagcaaaatacatttctttaagtTTGCAACtgttaagaaaaacacattaactgaATGGCAGGggatcttaaaaaataaaatttaataaggCTTGATGTCAACTTTACATTCTCTATACTGTACAAATGAAATGGTCGTCAAGCTTCATGACTTACTGTACCTGATTATCTACTGCATTAGAGGTATTTGGATTAAATTATCTGTACAATCCAATAATAATTATTTCCCATAATCATTTAgctaattacaaattacaaaagtgATCATAACAGCTTAAAGTCCCCGAtcagtaaaaaataatatattccagcttttaaaatctgatcattttatgcatttctatttattatataatatatatcttatataatttatttagtaaatcacatacattaaaacaaagactgCTATACTGAATCCCTGGGTTTAATTGCTCCACCCGTTTGAAGTACACTGCGAA includes these proteins:
- the LOC137099371 gene encoding GTPase IMAP family member 7-like isoform X2, which encodes MDTQESIGLNVSEPVQPELRIVLLGRAGTGKSASGNTILGKDDAFNTYLSTKKCQSLSGIVGGQNVVVVDTPGLFNIDQSEDEVVTEIKKSISLVRPGPHMFLLVVSLDEKFTEEQQKTVEIVKHTFGKNTMPYTMVLFTYGEELKRKKSTIEQFIGTSPKLQDLITECQWKYYVFDNEEGGPNQVTDLLQKIKSMIDISGRSPYTVEMLKEAEKALRQRQQVPDAWLGI
- the LOC137099371 gene encoding GTPase IMAP family member 7-like isoform X1 — its product is MDTQESIGLNVSEPVQPELRIVLLGRAGTGKSASGNTILGKDDAFNTYLSTKKCQSLSGIVGGQNVVVVDTPGLFNIDQSEDEVVTEIKKSISLVRPGPHMFLLVVSLDEKFTEEQQKTVEIVKHTFGKNTMPYTMVLFTYGEELKRKKSTIEQFIGTSPKLQDLITECQWKYYVFDNEEGGPNQVTDLLQKIKSMIDISGRSPYTVEMLKEAEKALRQRQQVQNPKEDEEKQAKVFQIKTSALFGTGTGCLVGYLVGGGEMTSAAGAALGGAAGGVLASVSAGLMIFVTDRIKKCTAK